One Bradyrhizobium sp. CCGB12 genomic window carries:
- a CDS encoding isovaleryl-CoA dehydrogenase, whose protein sequence is MLRDTLRAFVEAEITPRAADIEKANLFPADLWKRFGDLGLLGMTAPEQYGGSNMGYLAHIVAMEEISRGSAAVGLSYGAHSNLCVNQIRRNGSDAQRQRYLPKLISGEYVGALAMSEPGAGSDVVSMKLRADKRGDRYVLNGSKMWITNGGDADVLVVYAKTDPEAGPRGMTAFLIEKGFKGFTHGQHLDKLGMRGSNTYPLFFDECEVPEENVLAGVGEGVKVLMSGLDYERAVLSGGPLGIMAACMDAVVPYMHERKQFGQPIGDFQLMQGKLADMYSTWQATRAYVYAVGRACDRADHARSLRKDAAAAILYSAEKATWMAGEAIQALGGVGYTSEFPVGRLWRDAKLYEIGAGTSEVRRMLIGRELMAETA, encoded by the coding sequence ATGCTGCGCGATACGCTTCGCGCCTTCGTGGAGGCGGAGATCACGCCGCGCGCTGCCGACATCGAGAAGGCAAACCTGTTCCCCGCGGACCTCTGGAAGCGTTTCGGCGACCTTGGCCTGCTCGGCATGACCGCGCCGGAGCAATATGGCGGCTCCAACATGGGCTATCTGGCCCATATCGTCGCCATGGAGGAGATTTCGCGCGGCTCCGCGGCCGTGGGCCTGTCCTACGGCGCCCATTCCAACCTCTGCGTCAACCAGATCCGCCGCAACGGCAGCGATGCGCAGCGGCAGCGCTATCTGCCGAAGCTGATCTCGGGCGAATATGTCGGCGCGCTCGCGATGTCCGAACCGGGCGCCGGCTCCGACGTCGTCTCGATGAAGCTGCGCGCCGACAAGCGCGGCGACCGCTACGTGCTCAACGGCTCGAAGATGTGGATCACCAATGGCGGCGATGCCGACGTGCTCGTTGTCTACGCTAAGACCGATCCGGAGGCCGGCCCGCGCGGCATGACCGCTTTCCTGATCGAGAAAGGCTTCAAGGGTTTCACCCATGGCCAGCATCTCGACAAGCTCGGCATGCGCGGCTCCAACACCTATCCCTTGTTCTTCGACGAGTGCGAGGTGCCGGAGGAGAACGTGCTCGCCGGGGTCGGCGAGGGCGTCAAGGTGCTGATGTCCGGCCTCGACTATGAGCGCGCGGTGCTCTCTGGCGGGCCGCTCGGGATCATGGCGGCCTGCATGGACGCGGTGGTTCCCTACATGCATGAGCGCAAGCAGTTCGGCCAGCCGATCGGCGATTTCCAGCTGATGCAGGGCAAGCTCGCCGACATGTATTCGACATGGCAGGCCACGCGCGCCTATGTCTATGCCGTGGGGCGCGCCTGCGACCGTGCCGACCACGCACGCAGCTTGCGCAAGGATGCGGCTGCCGCGATTCTCTATTCCGCGGAGAAGGCGACGTGGATGGCGGGTGAGGCGATCCAGGCGCTGGGTGGGGTCGGCTACACCAGCGAATTTCCGGTCGGACGTCTCTGGCGCGACGCAAAACTCTACGAGATCGGCGCCGGAACTTCGGAGGTCCGCCGCATGCTGATCGGCCGCGAACTGATGGCTGAGACGGCT
- a CDS encoding DUF192 domain-containing protein, protein MNSDRKAVWSVAKGWLAAILVVAGLAAAIASVRAATFQPLEIVTRNGVQVFSVEMATTEQEKQTGLMYRKELADGKGMLFDFNPEQEVSMWMKNTYVSLDMIFIRADGRILRIAENTEPMSTKIISSKGPARAVLEVVAGTAQKYGIRPGDRVGHPLFGNK, encoded by the coding sequence ATGAATTCTGATCGAAAGGCCGTCTGGTCCGTTGCGAAGGGCTGGCTTGCCGCCATCCTCGTCGTTGCCGGCTTGGCGGCCGCAATTGCATCCGTCCGCGCCGCGACCTTCCAGCCGCTCGAGATCGTCACCAGGAACGGCGTGCAGGTGTTCTCGGTCGAGATGGCGACGACCGAGCAGGAGAAGCAGACCGGCCTGATGTACCGCAAGGAACTGGCCGACGGAAAAGGAATGCTGTTCGACTTCAATCCCGAGCAAGAAGTGTCGATGTGGATGAAGAACACCTACGTCTCGCTCGACATGATCTTCATCCGCGCCGACGGCCGCATCCTGCGCATTGCCGAAAACACCGAGCCGATGTCGACCAAGATCATCTCGTCCAAGGGCCCCGCCCGGGCGGTCTTGGAGGTCGTGGCAGGAACGGCGCAGAAATACGGCATCCGTCCCGGCGACCGTGTCGGTCATCCGCTGTTCGGCAACAAATAA
- a CDS encoding AraC family transcriptional regulator, which yields MPFQAATATSRRAMTPAAFVRGVVAAYERYDRDPAEALSRGQVAPDLVNSPDGRVTAAQFEALAGHAMRELDDEALGWFSRRLPWGTYGMLCRASITAPTLEVALKRWCRHHRLLTEDVLLDLELIEETAVVSIRELRDLGPLREFCLVTLLRYVLGFSCWAVDSSIALRSAEFPYAEPSHVSVYPTIFCRTVRFDADRARIVFDKHYLSLPLTRSPTDLDNMLKGALRLTVLPYRRDRLLVERVRRVLRRARGRSLGAEDVASELALSTRTMHRRLREEATSLRDLKEEAKFELAKQELMRGRTPIKRIAEIAGFRNEKSFSRAFRSWTGASPREFRGRYR from the coding sequence ATGCCATTTCAAGCCGCCACCGCGACCTCGCGCCGCGCCATGACCCCCGCCGCCTTCGTCCGCGGCGTGGTCGCCGCCTATGAACGATACGACCGCGACCCGGCGGAGGCTTTGAGCCGCGGTCAGGTAGCGCCGGACCTTGTCAATTCTCCGGATGGGCGCGTGACTGCCGCCCAGTTCGAGGCGCTGGCGGGCCATGCCATGCGCGAGCTCGACGACGAGGCGCTCGGCTGGTTCTCGCGCCGGCTGCCTTGGGGCACCTATGGCATGCTGTGCCGCGCCTCGATCACGGCGCCGACGCTTGAAGTCGCGCTCAAGCGCTGGTGCCGCCATCACCGCCTGCTCACCGAGGACGTGCTGCTCGATCTCGAGCTCATTGAGGAGACCGCGGTCGTCTCGATCCGGGAGCTGCGCGACCTCGGGCCTTTGCGCGAATTCTGCCTGGTCACCCTGCTCCGCTACGTGCTCGGCTTCTCCTGCTGGGCGGTCGATTCCAGCATCGCGCTACGCTCGGCGGAATTCCCTTACGCCGAGCCCAGCCACGTCTCGGTCTATCCGACCATCTTTTGCAGGACCGTGCGCTTCGATGCGGATCGCGCTCGCATCGTCTTCGACAAGCATTACCTCTCGCTGCCGCTGACGCGTAGCCCCACCGATCTCGACAACATGCTCAAGGGCGCGTTGCGGCTGACCGTACTGCCCTATCGGCGCGATCGCCTGCTGGTCGAGCGCGTCCGCCGCGTGCTTCGCCGCGCGCGCGGGCGCAGTCTCGGTGCGGAGGACGTCGCCAGCGAGCTGGCGCTCTCCACCCGCACCATGCACCGGCGCCTGCGCGAGGAAGCCACCTCGCTACGCGATCTCAAGGAAGAGGCAAAGTTCGAGCTCGCCAAGCAGGAGCTGATGCGCGGGCGCACGCCGATCAAGCGCATCGCGGAGATCGCCGGCTTCCGCAACGAGAAGAGCTTCTCCCGCGCCTTCCGCAGCTGGACCGGCGCCTCCCCGCGCGAGTTTCGCGGCCGGTATCGCTGA
- a CDS encoding HU family DNA-binding protein → MAKMTKTQLIDAIAEGTQLSKNDVKTVIEYMATVGYKELNESGEFVIPGFVKMSVVNKPATEARMGVNPFTKEPMQFAAKPASKSVKASPLKVAKDAV, encoded by the coding sequence ATGGCGAAGATGACGAAGACCCAATTGATTGATGCAATTGCGGAAGGCACGCAGCTGTCGAAGAACGACGTGAAGACGGTAATCGAGTATATGGCGACGGTCGGCTACAAGGAGCTCAACGAGTCCGGCGAGTTCGTCATTCCCGGCTTCGTGAAAATGTCGGTGGTGAACAAGCCGGCGACCGAAGCCCGGATGGGCGTCAATCCCTTCACCAAGGAGCCGATGCAGTTTGCGGCAAAGCCCGCGAGCAAGTCGGTCAAGGCCTCGCCGCTGAAGGTGGCCAAGGACGCCGTCTAA
- a CDS encoding Lrp/AsnC family transcriptional regulator — MAGREQLDGVDLKILSELQQDGRVRNNELALRAGVSAPNCVRRLKSLFSRGVIRAVRAVIDERRLGYEVVSFVSIQLGSQAQPVLEAFESSIAAIPRIQQCWRISGDTDYLLKCVAPNVDSMRQQLLHFAAMPDVKNVRSFPVLGVAKDVPLPLQDVAAAAPAG, encoded by the coding sequence ATGGCGGGACGAGAGCAGCTCGACGGCGTCGACTTGAAGATACTCTCCGAGCTGCAGCAGGACGGGCGGGTTCGCAACAACGAGCTGGCGCTGCGCGCCGGCGTCTCCGCGCCCAACTGCGTGCGGCGGCTGAAATCGCTGTTCAGCCGCGGCGTGATCCGGGCGGTGCGAGCCGTCATCGACGAGCGGCGGCTCGGCTATGAGGTGGTGTCGTTCGTGTCGATCCAGCTCGGAAGCCAGGCCCAGCCGGTGCTGGAGGCGTTCGAGAGCTCGATCGCCGCGATTCCACGCATCCAGCAGTGCTGGCGGATCTCGGGCGACACCGATTATCTCCTCAAATGCGTCGCGCCGAACGTCGACAGCATGCGCCAGCAACTCCTGCATTTCGCCGCGATGCCTGATGTGAAGAACGTTCGCAGCTTCCCGGTGCTGGGTGTCGCGAAGGACGTGCCGCTGCCATTGCAGGACGTCGCCGCCGCGGCGCCGGCAGGATAG
- a CDS encoding OpgC domain-containing protein — translation MAFLNISATLPEKGRDLRLDLFRGVANWAIFLDHIPDNVVNWITTRNYGFSDAADLFVFISGYTASFVYARMMLERGFIVGATRLTKRVWQLYVAHIILFVIYIASISYLALRFGDSEMINEFNVAGLVDNATETLRQGLFLRFKPLNLDVLPLYIVLMGLFPPVLWFMLRKPDVTMALSIALWLAARHFGWNLTAYPAGQWYFNPYCWQVLFVFGAWCAMGGARRSMALINARITLYLCLAYLLFALIMTMAGRFPTLGGMFPQWLFSAFNPNDKTNLAPYRFIHFVVIVILVIRFVPKEWPGLEWRVFDPLIVCGQQSLAVFCVGVFLSFVGHFELSMSSGSLFAQLFVSIAGIAIMTTVAYYISWSKKQDKPLKPPPPKPTATAANAA, via the coding sequence ATGGCCTTCCTGAACATCAGCGCAACGCTTCCCGAAAAGGGGCGCGACCTCCGGCTCGACCTGTTTCGCGGCGTCGCAAACTGGGCGATCTTCCTCGACCACATCCCCGACAACGTGGTGAACTGGATCACAACGCGGAACTACGGTTTTTCCGACGCCGCCGACCTGTTCGTCTTCATCTCCGGCTACACGGCGTCCTTCGTCTATGCGCGGATGATGCTGGAGCGCGGCTTCATCGTCGGCGCCACAAGGCTCACCAAGCGGGTCTGGCAGCTCTATGTCGCCCACATCATCCTGTTCGTGATCTACATCGCCTCGATCAGTTATCTCGCGCTGCGCTTCGGCGATTCCGAGATGATCAACGAGTTCAACGTCGCCGGCCTCGTCGACAACGCCACCGAGACGCTGCGTCAGGGCTTGTTCCTGCGCTTCAAGCCGCTCAATCTCGACGTGCTGCCGCTCTACATCGTGCTGATGGGACTGTTTCCGCCGGTGCTGTGGTTCATGCTGCGCAAGCCCGACGTGACGATGGCGCTGTCCATCGCGCTGTGGCTCGCCGCGCGCCACTTCGGTTGGAATCTGACGGCCTATCCGGCCGGGCAGTGGTACTTCAACCCGTATTGCTGGCAGGTGCTGTTCGTGTTCGGCGCCTGGTGCGCCATGGGCGGCGCGCGGCGCTCGATGGCGCTGATCAATGCGAGGATCACGCTTTACCTCTGCCTCGCCTATTTGCTGTTCGCGCTGATCATGACCATGGCCGGCCGCTTCCCGACCCTCGGCGGCATGTTCCCACAATGGCTGTTCTCGGCCTTCAATCCCAACGACAAGACCAACCTCGCGCCCTACCGCTTCATCCACTTCGTCGTGATCGTGATCCTGGTGATCCGCTTCGTGCCGAAGGAATGGCCGGGCCTGGAGTGGAGGGTGTTCGATCCGCTGATCGTCTGCGGCCAGCAGTCGCTCGCGGTGTTCTGCGTCGGCGTGTTCCTGTCCTTCGTCGGCCATTTCGAGCTGTCGATGAGCTCGGGTTCGCTGTTCGCGCAGCTGTTCGTCAGCATCGCCGGCATCGCGATCATGACGACGGTGGCCTATTACATCTCGTGGTCGAAGAAGCAGGACAAGCCGCTGAAGCCCCCGCCGCCCAAGCCGACTGCCACGGCGGCGAATGCCGCCTGA
- a CDS encoding ETC complex I subunit: MTARIFKPAKNAMQSGRSKTKEWQLDYEPEQPRSVEPLMGWTSSGDMKQQITLHFHSKEEAIAYCERKGIAYQVIEPQDSIRRPVAYADNFSFRRGEPWTH, encoded by the coding sequence ATGACCGCACGCATTTTCAAGCCCGCCAAGAACGCGATGCAATCCGGCCGGTCCAAGACCAAGGAATGGCAGCTCGATTACGAGCCGGAGCAGCCGCGTTCGGTCGAGCCGCTGATGGGCTGGACCTCGTCCGGCGACATGAAGCAGCAGATCACGCTGCACTTCCACAGCAAGGAAGAGGCGATCGCCTATTGCGAGCGCAAGGGCATCGCCTACCAGGTCATCGAGCCGCAGGATTCGATCCGCCGGCCGGTCGCGTACGCGGACAATTTTTCGTTCCGGCGCGGCGAGCCCTGGACCCATTAA
- a CDS encoding cold-shock protein — MGSSDGFESKKVGVPAPGTSPGRMTPGEHGGGGRDSALSPFTGLGEASANLVEVTGVIKWFDASKGYGFIVPDNGWPDVLLHVTVLRRDGFQTAYEGARIVVECIQRAKGYQAFRVVSMDESTAIHPAQMLPPRTHVTVTPTSGLERAQVKWFNRLRGFGFLTCGEGTPDIFVHMETLRRFGMTELRPGQYVLVRFGPGSKGMMAAEIHPETGSPGLQSH; from the coding sequence ATGGGGTCGTCGGACGGATTTGAGTCCAAGAAGGTCGGAGTTCCCGCGCCAGGCACGTCGCCGGGGCGGATGACGCCAGGCGAGCATGGTGGCGGCGGCCGCGACAGCGCGCTCAGTCCCTTCACCGGCCTCGGCGAGGCCAGCGCCAACCTCGTCGAGGTGACCGGCGTTATCAAATGGTTCGACGCCTCCAAGGGCTACGGCTTCATCGTTCCCGACAATGGCTGGCCTGACGTGCTCCTGCACGTTACCGTGCTCAGGCGCGATGGCTTCCAGACGGCTTACGAGGGCGCCCGCATCGTTGTCGAGTGCATCCAGCGCGCCAAGGGTTATCAGGCATTCCGCGTGGTCTCGATGGACGAGTCCACCGCGATCCATCCGGCGCAGATGCTGCCGCCGCGTACCCACGTCACGGTCACCCCGACCAGCGGACTGGAGCGGGCCCAGGTCAAATGGTTCAATCGGTTGCGTGGCTTCGGATTCCTGACCTGCGGTGAGGGCACGCCGGACATATTTGTGCACATGGAGACGCTGCGCCGCTTCGGCATGACTGAACTGCGGCCCGGCCAATATGTGCTGGTTCGGTTTGGGCCCGGCTCGAAGGGCATGATGGCGGCCGAGATCCATCCCGAGACCGGATCGCCGGGCTTGCAGTCGCACTAA
- a CDS encoding NAD-dependent protein deacetylase yields MIASDLRSGVERLGDMIAAAKTIVPFTGAGISTECGIPDFRSPGGIWTRNRPIPFDEFVASQEARDESWRRRFAMEEIFAAAKPGRGHRALASLYHAGKVPAVITQNIDNLHQASGLAAEHVIELHGNTTYARCVGCGQAYQLDWVKRRFDAEGAAPNCTACDEPVKTATISFGQMMPEDEMQRATALSQACDLFIAIGSSLVVWPAAGFPMMAKNAGARLVIINREPTEQDDIADLVIHHDIGETLGPFVAN; encoded by the coding sequence GTGATTGCATCGGATCTTCGCAGCGGCGTCGAACGGCTCGGCGACATGATCGCCGCAGCGAAGACCATCGTGCCGTTCACCGGCGCCGGCATCTCGACCGAATGCGGCATTCCCGACTTCCGCTCGCCGGGCGGAATTTGGACGCGCAACCGTCCGATCCCGTTCGACGAGTTCGTGGCGAGCCAGGAGGCGCGCGACGAATCCTGGCGCCGGCGCTTCGCGATGGAGGAGATATTCGCAGCGGCAAAGCCGGGTCGAGGTCACCGCGCGCTGGCGTCGCTGTACCACGCCGGCAAGGTTCCCGCCGTCATCACCCAGAACATCGACAATCTGCACCAGGCCTCGGGTTTGGCCGCCGAGCACGTGATTGAACTTCATGGAAACACAACCTACGCGAGATGTGTCGGTTGCGGGCAGGCCTATCAGCTCGACTGGGTGAAGCGCCGATTCGACGCGGAGGGGGCCGCGCCCAACTGCACGGCGTGCGACGAGCCGGTGAAGACCGCCACGATCTCGTTCGGCCAGATGATGCCCGAAGATGAGATGCAGCGCGCAACCGCACTGTCGCAAGCCTGCGATCTCTTCATCGCCATCGGTTCCTCGCTGGTGGTGTGGCCCGCGGCGGGCTTTCCGATGATGGCAAAGAACGCAGGCGCACGCCTCGTGATCATCAATCGCGAGCCGACCGAGCAGGACGATATCGCCGATCTCGTCATCCACCACGACATCGGCGAGACTCTCGGGCCCTTTGTCGCAAATTGA
- a CDS encoding RNA-binding protein has product MNQVDTPEKLAETPETGSSLLAVGGLGLAGIAMLGWICGLAWLAWRLVGWLLF; this is encoded by the coding sequence GTGAACCAAGTCGATACGCCTGAGAAGCTCGCCGAGACGCCGGAGACTGGTAGCTCGCTGCTCGCGGTTGGCGGGCTCGGCCTCGCGGGGATCGCGATGCTGGGCTGGATCTGCGGCCTCGCCTGGCTTGCCTGGCGCCTCGTCGGTTGGCTGTTGTTTTGA